In Haematobia irritans isolate KBUSLIRL chromosome 1, ASM5000362v1, whole genome shotgun sequence, a genomic segment contains:
- the LOC142220948 gene encoding trophoblast glycoprotein, whose translation MSCIENKIQTNLHLLTVLATCYLLTTNVWAFTSISTSCGPNFPSTCACGREMYEGTMQYIVNCTNAQLRNTSVLEFMPQDVEVLIFTGNLIPELPWNVFGSINSYKNLRIVDMSNNHIREIRGKSYHHVQNVERLILNHNNLSISRDDDEVNHHHPRVFSNFLNLQSLHLTDAFDDNSSPQLSEDLHDIFMNSQLDKLQKLHLEQNEITHFKDRKVFCDLPSLRDLHLGDNFLKDINFEVSCLKNLRFLDLERNKFEFVKPHDLMVLNELEARKDRNTNLIVDFNLNPFTCDCKISSFRTWIHSTNVTVRNKESLMCFHDEVDPLPILEIDMSQCSAAIAAATIMFNTATDNHYGLGGHEETGLARHTATLIFLLIVLSMILLGLVVALVYVSRDKLKFMITPVFDNVAKKVQYTSIKDEDCPEVHV comes from the coding sequence ATGTCTTGCATCGAAAATAagatacaaacaaatttacatCTACTAACAGTGTTGGCAACATGTTACCTTCTTACCACCAATGTATGGGCTTTTACCAGTATCAGTACGAGTTGTGGACCAAATTTCCCCAGCACTTGTGCCTGTGGCCGTGAAATGTATGAGGGTACCATGCAATACATTGTGAATTGTACCAATGCGCAATTACGCAATACAAGTGTCTTGGAATTTATGCCACAGGATGTGGAAGTGCTTATATTCACGGGAAATCTTATACCAGAGTTGCCATGGAATGTTTTCGGATCGATAAACAGTTATAAGAATCTGCGAATAGTGGACATGAGCAATAATCACATTAGAGAAATTCGAGGCAAATCCTATCATCATGTCCAGAATGTGGAACGTTTGATTTTGAATCACAATAATCTGAGCATATCACGAGATGATGATGAAGTCAATCATCATCATCCCAGGGTATTTTCGAATTTCCTTAATCTACAAAGTCTCCATTTGACCGATGCCTTCGATGACAACAGTTCACCGCAATTGAGTGAGGACTTGCATGATATCTTCATGAACAGTCAATTGGATAAGCTACAGAAGCTTCACTTGGAGCAGAACGAAATAACCCATTTCAAGGATCGCAAAGTGTTTTGTGATTTACCCAGCCTTCGTGATCTTCATTTGGGTGATAATTTCCTTAAGGACATCAACTTCGAAGTGAGCTGTTTGAAGAATCTACGATTCCTGGATTTGgaaagaaataaattcgaatttgtcaAACCCCATGATCTGATGGTGCTCAACGAATTGGAGGCTCGCAAGGATCGTAACACCAATCTGATAGTGGACTTCAATTTGAATCCCTTCACTTGTGACTGCAAAATTAGCTCCTTCCGTACCTGGATCCACTCGACCAATGTAACGGTACGCAACAAAGAGAGCCTCATGTGCTTCCATGATGAGGTGGACCCCTTGCCCATCCTAGAAATCGATATGTCCCAATGTAGTGCGGCCATAGCAGCAGCTACCATTATGTTCAATACAGCCACCGATAATCATTATGGCCTTGGTGGTCACGAGGAAACCGGTTTGGCTCGACACACAGCCACTTTGATCTTCTTGCTGATTGTCCTTAGCATGATCCTTTTGGGTTTGGTTGTGGCCCTGGTCTATGTCAGTCgagataaattgaaatttatgatAACACCTGTCTTCGATAATGTGGCCAAGAAGGTTCAATACACTTCCATAAAGGATGAGGATTGTCCCGAGGTTCATGTTTAG